A region from the Actinoplanes sp. OR16 genome encodes:
- a CDS encoding PH domain-containing protein: MPPVQDPGAGLEKRQRLHPLSPLLSGAKSIVVIVAALSWQTLSQLGPTHFAMVVAALAVGVVIFSVIGWWNTGYQVIGRELRIAEGLIWRRNRAIPLDRLQAVELRRPLLAQITGLAELRLEVVGGGKTEAPLAYLTVREAAVLRERLLALSGRTTSAPAASSTHPAAGAAAMTPAEAPLYRVKNTDLLVSQLLTPQAFFLPIGIAWVVTQFVMEGSWTFIGIASTMTAMAGVLLQPIRRVLGDWDFRLSRDHDRRLVLHYGLTETRNQVVPPYRVQTVRIVWPFLWRKARWLNLRLDIAGYSGPEPGDDKSSDRLMPVGDIATARTLVGEVLPGVDLATLATSPPPARARWLHPVALRYYGAGLTPDVFVTRQGRITREVSLVPYARMQSVRVVQGPLQRMLGLGTVYADTAGGRSGVAHDRDLNEAYAIAEQLALRARAARSR; this comes from the coding sequence GTGCCGCCGGTACAGGATCCCGGGGCCGGGCTGGAGAAGCGGCAGCGGTTGCATCCGCTCAGTCCGCTGCTCAGTGGCGCCAAGAGCATCGTGGTGATCGTGGCGGCGCTGTCCTGGCAGACGCTCTCGCAGCTCGGGCCCACCCATTTCGCGATGGTGGTGGCGGCCCTGGCCGTCGGTGTCGTGATCTTCTCGGTGATCGGCTGGTGGAACACCGGCTACCAGGTGATCGGCCGCGAACTGCGGATCGCCGAAGGGCTCATCTGGCGGCGCAACCGGGCCATCCCGCTCGACCGGCTGCAGGCGGTGGAACTCCGCCGTCCGCTGCTGGCCCAGATCACCGGGCTCGCCGAACTCCGCCTCGAAGTGGTCGGCGGCGGCAAGACCGAGGCACCCCTCGCCTACCTCACGGTGCGGGAGGCCGCTGTTCTGCGGGAGCGTCTTCTGGCGCTGTCCGGACGTACGACATCCGCTCCGGCCGCATCAAGCACGCACCCGGCGGCCGGAGCCGCCGCCATGACCCCCGCCGAGGCCCCCCTCTATCGCGTCAAGAACACGGATCTGCTGGTCAGTCAGCTGCTCACGCCGCAGGCCTTCTTCCTGCCGATCGGTATCGCGTGGGTCGTCACGCAATTCGTGATGGAGGGATCGTGGACGTTCATCGGCATCGCCAGCACCATGACCGCGATGGCCGGCGTGCTGCTCCAGCCGATCCGGCGGGTCCTCGGCGACTGGGACTTCCGGCTCAGCCGTGACCACGACCGGCGGCTGGTCCTGCACTACGGATTGACCGAGACCCGTAATCAGGTCGTGCCGCCGTACCGGGTCCAGACCGTCCGGATCGTCTGGCCGTTCCTGTGGCGCAAGGCCCGCTGGCTGAACCTGCGGCTCGACATCGCCGGGTACAGCGGTCCCGAACCCGGCGACGACAAGAGCTCCGACCGCCTGATGCCGGTCGGCGACATCGCCACCGCCCGGACCCTCGTCGGTGAGGTCCTGCCCGGCGTCGATCTGGCCACCCTCGCCACCTCGCCGCCGCCCGCTCGCGCTCGCTGGCTGCACCCGGTGGCGCTGCGGTACTACGGCGCCGGGCTGACCCCCGACGTGTTCGTGACCCGGCAGGGGCGGATCACCCGTGAGGTGAGCCTGGTGCCCTACGCACGGATGCAGAGCGTGCGGGTCGTCCAAGGTCCGCTGCAGCGGATGCTCGGGCTCGGGACCGTCTATGCGGACACCGCCGGCGGGCGCTCCGGGGTGGCGCACGATCGGGACCTCAACGAGGCCTACGCGATCGCCGAACAGCTGGCGCTGCGGGCCCGCGCCGCCCGTTCCCGATAG
- a CDS encoding PH domain-containing protein, translating to MSQPPNPVDALEPWPDTVEWRPVSPKLIIVELIVLAVWVMVIIAGLTVAWAVWQQSGWLIGIGAVFLLGVWRAVVEVRAVSAWGYAERDNDLLVRHGLLVRHLSIVPYARMQFVDVTAGPLERAFGLATVQLHTAAAASDARIPGLPPEEASRLRDRLTALGEDRAEGL from the coding sequence GTGAGCCAGCCGCCGAATCCCGTCGATGCCCTCGAACCGTGGCCCGACACCGTCGAGTGGCGCCCGGTCTCGCCCAAGCTGATCATCGTGGAGCTGATCGTCCTCGCCGTCTGGGTCATGGTGATCATCGCCGGGCTCACCGTCGCGTGGGCGGTCTGGCAGCAGTCCGGCTGGCTCATCGGGATCGGCGCGGTCTTCCTGCTCGGCGTCTGGCGCGCCGTCGTGGAGGTGCGGGCGGTGAGCGCCTGGGGGTACGCCGAACGCGACAACGACCTCCTGGTCCGGCACGGGCTCCTGGTGCGCCACCTGTCGATCGTCCCCTACGCCCGGATGCAGTTCGTCGACGTCACCGCTGGACCGCTGGAGCGCGCGTTCGGCCTGGCCACCGTGCAACTGCACACCGCCGCGGCGGCCAGTGACGCCCGCATTCCGGGCCTGCCGCCCGAGGAGGCGTCCCGCCTGCGCGACCGGCTGACCGCCCTCGGCGAGGACCGGGCCGAGGGCCTGTGA
- a CDS encoding MoxR family ATPase: MAQPSTPETEISADASVPTPPAAVPPSQDATQLERAMFEVKRVIVGQDRMVERMFVALLARGHCLLEGVPGVAKTLAVETLAKVVGGSFSRVQFTPDLVPADIVGTRIYRQSSEQFDVELGPVFVNFLLADEINRAPAKVQSALLEVMAEHQVSIGGKSHTVPDPFLVMATQNPIEQEGVYPLPEAQRDRFLMKIIVGYPTDTEEREIVYRMGVSAPEPKQVFTPADLLALQKRADQVFVHNALVDYTVRLVLATRAPAQHGMPDVAQLIQYGASPRASLGIVRATRALALLRGRDYALPQDLQDIAPDILRHRLVLSYDALADDIPADHIVARIMQTVPMPSVASRQGTSPHPGANGNGVQPTSGVPAFENRQPFPQAGGWPGQQ, from the coding sequence GTGGCGCAGCCGAGCACGCCCGAGACCGAGATCAGTGCCGACGCCTCGGTGCCGACGCCGCCCGCAGCGGTGCCGCCGTCGCAGGACGCGACCCAGCTCGAGCGGGCGATGTTCGAGGTCAAGAGGGTCATCGTCGGTCAGGACCGGATGGTCGAGCGGATGTTCGTGGCGCTGCTGGCCCGCGGTCACTGCCTGCTCGAGGGCGTCCCCGGCGTGGCGAAGACTCTGGCCGTGGAGACCCTGGCCAAGGTGGTCGGCGGTTCGTTCTCCCGGGTGCAGTTCACTCCCGACCTGGTCCCGGCCGACATCGTCGGCACCCGGATCTACCGGCAGTCGAGCGAGCAGTTCGACGTGGAGCTCGGCCCGGTCTTCGTCAACTTCCTGCTCGCCGACGAGATCAACCGCGCGCCGGCGAAGGTGCAGTCCGCCCTGCTCGAGGTGATGGCCGAGCACCAGGTGTCGATCGGCGGCAAGAGCCACACGGTGCCCGACCCGTTCCTGGTGATGGCCACGCAGAACCCGATCGAGCAGGAGGGCGTCTACCCGCTGCCCGAGGCACAGCGCGACCGCTTCCTCATGAAGATCATCGTGGGTTACCCGACGGACACCGAGGAACGCGAGATCGTCTACCGGATGGGCGTGAGCGCGCCGGAGCCGAAACAGGTCTTCACCCCGGCCGATCTCCTGGCCCTGCAGAAGCGCGCCGACCAGGTGTTCGTGCACAACGCCCTGGTCGACTACACGGTCCGGCTGGTGCTCGCCACCCGCGCCCCGGCCCAGCACGGCATGCCCGACGTGGCGCAGCTGATTCAGTACGGCGCTAGTCCCCGCGCCTCCCTCGGCATCGTCCGGGCGACCCGCGCGCTGGCCCTGCTCCGCGGCCGTGACTACGCGCTGCCGCAGGACCTGCAGGACATCGCGCCGGACATCCTGCGGCACCGCCTGGTGCTCAGCTACGACGCCCTCGCCGACGACATCCCGGCCGACCACATCGTCGCCCGGATCATGCAGACCGTCCCGATGCCCTCGGTGGCGTCCCGCCAGGGCACGTCCCCACACCCCGGCGCGAACGGCAACGGCGTCCAGCCGACGAGCGGCGTCCCCGCCTTCGAGAACCGCCAGCCGTTCCCGCAGGCCGGCGGCTGGCCCGGCCAGCAATGA
- a CDS encoding DUF58 domain-containing protein yields MLGRLQLLVTRKLDGLLQGDYVGLLPGPGTEAGESREYRPGDDVRRMDWPVTARTTLPHVRRTVADRELETWMAVDLSASLDFGTARWLKRDLVVAAATAITHLTARGGNRIGAVVGTGSGVPDKGERRWWRKAATQAGPPPGPPMARMPARPGRKEAQGLLRAIARTPIRPGRADLGELIDALNRPPRRRGVAVVISDFLAPVEGWARPIRKLGVRHDVLAIEVVDPRELELPDVGVLTLADPETGALHEVQTADPRLRQKYAEAAGEQRAGIARALRAAGAAHLRLRTDTDWLLDMVRFVAAQRHARTRGTTR; encoded by the coding sequence GTGCTGGGGCGGCTGCAACTGCTGGTCACCCGGAAGCTGGACGGTCTGCTGCAGGGTGACTACGTCGGCCTGCTGCCCGGCCCGGGCACCGAGGCGGGCGAGTCCCGGGAGTACCGCCCCGGCGACGACGTGCGCCGGATGGACTGGCCGGTCACCGCACGCACCACGCTGCCGCATGTGCGCCGCACGGTGGCCGACCGGGAGCTCGAGACCTGGATGGCGGTCGACCTCTCGGCCAGCCTGGACTTCGGCACCGCCCGCTGGCTCAAGCGTGACCTCGTCGTCGCGGCGGCCACGGCCATCACCCATCTGACCGCGCGCGGCGGGAACCGGATCGGGGCGGTCGTCGGCACCGGCTCCGGCGTACCGGACAAGGGTGAAAGGCGCTGGTGGCGCAAGGCGGCGACGCAGGCCGGGCCACCGCCGGGCCCGCCGATGGCCCGGATGCCGGCGCGGCCGGGGCGCAAGGAGGCGCAGGGGCTGCTGCGCGCGATCGCCCGGACGCCGATCCGGCCGGGGCGCGCCGACCTGGGTGAGCTCATCGACGCGCTGAACCGTCCTCCGCGCCGCCGGGGCGTCGCCGTGGTGATCAGTGACTTCCTGGCGCCGGTGGAGGGCTGGGCCCGGCCGATACGCAAGCTGGGGGTCCGGCACGACGTGCTGGCGATCGAGGTGGTCGACCCGCGCGAGCTGGAGTTGCCGGACGTCGGGGTGCTGACCCTCGCCGACCCGGAGACCGGCGCGCTGCACGAGGTGCAGACCGCCGATCCGCGACTGCGCCAGAAGTACGCCGAGGCGGCCGGTGAGCAGCGGGCCGGGATCGCCCGCGCGCTGCGTGCCGCCGGCGCCGCCCACCTGAGGCTGCGCACCGACACCGACTGGCTGCTCGACATGGTCCGTTTCGTGGCCGCTCAGCGCCACGCCCGTACCCGAGGGACCACACGATGA
- a CDS encoding 26S proteasome regulatory subunit RPN10 — MIRFLEPWWLLTLLPVFAMAGAYVWRQFRKRNYAMRFTNVDLLRTLAPKGLGWRRHVSAAAFLLMLGALAAATARPSVDTEQPLERATVMLAIDVSLSMQADDVAPSRIEAAQEAAKAFVSELPPTYNLGLVSFAKAANVLVSPTKDRSAVISAIDGLTLAEATATGEAVFTSLDAIRSVPSDGADGAPPARIVLLSDGYRTSGRSIEDAATAASQANVPVSTIAFGTDTGVVDIRGSVQRVPVDRLSLQDLAENTKGYFYEAASVSELKQVYEDMGSSIGHRTEPREVTQWYAGAGLLLGLIGAALSLLWTSRLP, encoded by the coding sequence ATGATCCGTTTCCTGGAACCGTGGTGGCTGCTGACGCTGCTGCCGGTCTTCGCGATGGCCGGCGCGTACGTCTGGCGCCAGTTCCGCAAGCGCAACTACGCGATGCGCTTCACCAACGTCGACCTGCTGCGCACCCTGGCGCCGAAGGGCCTGGGCTGGCGCCGGCACGTCTCGGCGGCGGCCTTCCTGCTGATGCTCGGCGCGCTGGCGGCGGCGACCGCCCGGCCGAGCGTCGACACCGAGCAGCCGCTCGAACGCGCGACGGTGATGCTCGCCATCGACGTCTCGCTCTCGATGCAGGCCGACGACGTGGCGCCGAGCCGGATCGAGGCGGCGCAGGAGGCGGCGAAGGCGTTCGTGAGCGAGTTGCCGCCGACGTACAACCTGGGACTCGTCTCGTTCGCGAAGGCGGCGAACGTGCTGGTCTCGCCGACCAAGGACCGGTCGGCGGTGATCTCTGCGATCGACGGGCTGACGCTGGCCGAGGCGACGGCGACCGGTGAGGCGGTCTTCACCTCGCTGGACGCGATCCGCTCGGTGCCGTCGGACGGCGCGGACGGTGCTCCGCCGGCCCGGATCGTGCTGCTGTCGGACGGCTACCGCACGTCCGGCCGGTCGATCGAGGACGCGGCGACCGCCGCCTCGCAGGCGAACGTGCCGGTCTCCACGATCGCGTTCGGCACCGACACGGGCGTGGTGGACATCCGTGGTTCGGTGCAGCGGGTGCCGGTGGACCGGCTGTCGCTGCAGGATCTGGCGGAGAACACGAAGGGCTACTTCTACGAGGCCGCCTCGGTGAGCGAGCTCAAGCAGGTCTACGAGGACATGGGCAGCTCGATCGGGCACCGGACGGAGCCGCGTGAGGTGACCCAGTGGTACGCCGGGGCCGGTCTGCTGCTCGGCCTGATCGGCGCCGCTCTGAGCCTGCTCTGGACCTCGAGACTGCCTTAG
- a CDS encoding response regulator transcription factor, producing MIKVLIADDQAMVRQGFGALLAAQPDMLVVGDAANGAEAVTAARTLAPDVVLMDVRMPIMDGLEATRRLAGGPRVLILTTFDLDDYVYEALRAGASGFLLKDAPANALVDAVRVVAAGEGLLAPSVTRRLIAEFAARPHRNRPRPVQLNALTPRETDVLRLIARGRSNQEIAADLVVAEQTVKTHIGKILAKLDLRDRAQAVVLAYETGLVAAGE from the coding sequence ATGATCAAGGTACTCATCGCTGACGACCAGGCCATGGTCCGGCAGGGGTTCGGCGCGCTGCTCGCCGCCCAGCCCGACATGCTCGTCGTCGGCGACGCAGCGAACGGCGCGGAGGCAGTCACGGCGGCCCGCACACTGGCGCCGGACGTGGTGCTCATGGACGTCCGGATGCCGATCATGGACGGTTTGGAGGCGACCCGGCGGCTCGCGGGCGGCCCCCGTGTGCTGATTCTCACGACGTTCGATCTCGACGACTACGTCTACGAGGCGCTGCGGGCCGGTGCGAGCGGCTTCCTGCTCAAGGACGCGCCCGCGAACGCCCTGGTCGACGCCGTCCGGGTGGTCGCCGCCGGCGAAGGACTGCTGGCCCCGTCGGTGACCCGCCGGCTGATCGCCGAGTTCGCCGCCCGCCCGCACCGCAACCGGCCACGCCCGGTGCAGCTGAACGCCCTCACCCCGCGGGAGACCGACGTGCTGCGGCTGATCGCACGCGGCCGCTCGAACCAGGAGATCGCCGCTGACCTGGTCGTCGCCGAGCAGACCGTGAAGACGCACATCGGCAAGATCCTCGCGAAGCTCGATCTGCGGGACCGGGCGCAGGCGGTGGTGCTGGCGTACGAGACCGGGCTCGTGGCGGCCGGCGAGTAG
- a CDS encoding sensor histidine kinase, with product METNGPTARRGVTGPLTYLTFKRETPRPPAQRRWLRNALPLILLALAGLGLTAGQYIASVRELPVPLDLLIAVGSVLPVAVAYRWPVLAWRLVFLMLFAGTINATPAEPWPWNTVQIIGALFVLWRLAATNESQVTIWAVTLTLIPIFLFAPDANAWGAALLVVAVAAIGDILSRRRRTRELIEEQSELTELERARRAILEERARIAREMHDVVAHHMSMIAVQAETAPYRVEGLPDAAKQELTAIAAAAREALTDMRRLLGVLRADQEQTIKEPQPGYDRIAELVTTAQRAGLPVSAELPEIGGLPEAAGLTAYRIVQEALANAARHAPGGPVRLEARASSATLELVVRNALTTDAPEGSGHGLIGMRERVELLGGELAAGPDGEGGYRVVARIPRQRTVE from the coding sequence ATGGAGACTAACGGCCCTACCGCACGGCGCGGCGTGACGGGGCCGCTGACTTACCTAACGTTCAAGAGGGAAACTCCCAGGCCACCGGCTCAGCGTCGATGGCTGCGCAACGCTCTGCCGCTCATCCTCCTCGCCCTCGCCGGGCTCGGGCTGACCGCCGGTCAATACATCGCCTCGGTCCGGGAACTGCCTGTCCCGCTCGACCTCCTGATCGCTGTGGGCTCGGTGCTGCCGGTCGCGGTGGCGTACCGCTGGCCGGTCCTGGCCTGGCGTCTCGTCTTCCTGATGCTGTTCGCCGGCACGATCAACGCGACGCCGGCCGAGCCGTGGCCGTGGAACACCGTCCAGATCATCGGCGCCCTCTTCGTGCTCTGGCGGCTCGCCGCGACGAACGAGTCGCAGGTGACGATCTGGGCCGTCACCCTCACCCTGATCCCGATCTTCCTCTTCGCGCCGGACGCCAACGCCTGGGGCGCCGCGCTGCTCGTCGTGGCGGTCGCGGCGATCGGCGACATCCTCTCCCGGCGCCGGCGCACCCGTGAGCTGATCGAGGAACAGTCCGAGCTCACCGAGCTGGAACGGGCGCGGCGGGCGATCCTGGAGGAGCGGGCCCGGATCGCGCGGGAGATGCACGACGTGGTGGCGCACCACATGTCCATGATCGCGGTGCAGGCGGAGACCGCGCCGTACCGGGTGGAAGGCCTGCCGGACGCCGCGAAGCAGGAGCTCACGGCGATCGCTGCGGCGGCCCGGGAAGCGCTCACCGACATGCGGCGGCTGCTGGGCGTGCTGCGCGCCGATCAGGAACAGACGATCAAAGAGCCCCAGCCCGGGTACGACCGGATCGCCGAACTGGTGACGACCGCGCAGCGCGCGGGCCTACCCGTCAGCGCCGAACTGCCGGAGATCGGCGGGTTGCCGGAGGCGGCGGGGCTCACGGCGTACCGGATAGTGCAGGAAGCCCTCGCCAACGCGGCCCGGCACGCGCCCGGTGGCCCGGTGCGCCTCGAAGCCCGCGCCTCCTCGGCGACCCTGGAGCTGGTCGTGCGCAACGCGCTGACCACCGACGCGCCGGAAGGCAGCGGGCACGGGCTGATCGGCATGCGCGAACGGGTCGAACTGCTCGGCGGCGAGCTCGCCGCCGGGCCGGACGGCGAAGGCGGCTATCGGGTCGTCGCGAGAATCCCCCGGCAGAGGACGGTCGAATGA
- the fabG gene encoding 3-oxoacyl-ACP reductase FabG, which translates to MARTVLVTGGNRGIGLAIAQAFAKQGDRVAVTHRGSGAPEGLLGVQCDITDAAAVDAAFTYVENELGPVEVLVANAGITDDTLLLRMSEEQFERVIDTNLTGSYRVAKRASAKMLRAKWGRLIFISSVVGLYGGPGQVNYAASKAGLVGMARSITRELGSRNITANVVAPGFIETEMTAVLPESRKAEIIKSVPAGRLASTDEVAAAVTFLASDSAAYISGAVLPVDGGLGMGH; encoded by the coding sequence GTGGCTCGGACCGTTCTGGTGACCGGAGGAAACCGCGGCATCGGCCTGGCCATCGCCCAGGCTTTCGCGAAGCAGGGTGACCGGGTCGCCGTGACCCACCGCGGGTCGGGCGCGCCGGAGGGCTTGCTCGGCGTGCAGTGCGACATCACCGACGCGGCCGCCGTCGACGCCGCCTTCACGTACGTGGAGAACGAGCTCGGCCCGGTCGAGGTCCTGGTGGCGAACGCCGGCATCACCGACGACACGCTGCTGCTGCGGATGAGCGAGGAGCAGTTCGAGCGGGTCATCGACACCAACCTGACCGGCTCCTACCGGGTCGCGAAGCGGGCCAGCGCCAAGATGCTGCGCGCCAAGTGGGGCCGCCTGATCTTCATCTCCTCGGTCGTCGGCCTGTACGGCGGTCCCGGCCAGGTGAACTACGCGGCGAGCAAGGCCGGCCTCGTCGGCATGGCCCGCAGCATCACCCGCGAGCTGGGCAGCCGCAACATCACCGCGAACGTGGTGGCGCCGGGCTTCATCGAGACCGAGATGACGGCCGTCCTCCCGGAGTCGCGCAAGGCGGAGATCATCAAGTCGGTTCCCGCCGGGCGCCTCGCCAGCACGGACGAGGTCGCCGCCGCGGTGACGTTCCTGGCCAGCGACAGTGCGGCGTACATTTCGGGCGCCGTGCTGCCGGTCGACGGTGGCCTCGGTATGGGCCACTGA
- the fabI gene encoding enoyl-ACP reductase FabI — translation MSGLLAGKRLLISGVITDASIAFSAAKVAQENGATVVLTGFGRMSLVERIAKRLPEPAPVIELDVTNQEHLTGLADKVREHVDGLDGVVHSIGFAPQSCLGGGFLDAPWEDVATALHISTFSYKSLAMAALPLMGRGGSVVGLTFDATVAWPVYDWMGVAKAGLESANRYLALHLGEKGIRSNLVSAGPLRTMAAKSIPGFEQFEEAWQTRSPLGWDLTDQEPAAKAVCALLSDWFPATTGEVVHVDGGYHAIGA, via the coding sequence TTGTCTGGACTTCTTGCCGGTAAGCGGCTGCTCATCTCGGGTGTCATCACCGACGCCTCGATCGCGTTCTCGGCGGCGAAGGTCGCCCAGGAGAACGGCGCCACCGTGGTGCTGACCGGCTTCGGCCGGATGTCGCTGGTCGAGCGGATCGCCAAGCGGCTGCCCGAGCCGGCCCCGGTGATCGAGCTCGACGTGACGAACCAGGAGCACCTGACCGGGCTGGCCGACAAGGTCCGCGAGCACGTCGACGGGCTGGACGGCGTCGTCCACTCGATCGGCTTCGCCCCGCAGTCCTGCCTCGGCGGCGGCTTCCTCGACGCACCGTGGGAGGACGTCGCGACCGCGCTGCACATCTCTACGTTCTCCTACAAGTCGCTGGCCATGGCGGCGCTGCCGCTGATGGGCCGGGGCGGCTCGGTCGTCGGCCTGACCTTCGACGCGACGGTGGCGTGGCCGGTCTACGACTGGATGGGCGTCGCGAAGGCCGGCCTGGAGTCCGCGAACCGCTACCTCGCCCTGCACCTCGGCGAGAAGGGCATCCGCAGCAACCTGGTCTCGGCCGGTCCGCTGCGCACCATGGCCGCCAAGTCGATCCCCGGCTTCGAGCAGTTCGAGGAGGCCTGGCAGACCCGGTCGCCGCTGGGCTGGGACCTGACCGACCAGGAGCCGGCCGCGAAGGCGGTCTGCGCGCTGCTCTCCGACTGGTTCCCGGCCACCACGGGTGAGGTTGTCCACGTCGACGGGGGTTACCACGCGATCGGCGCGTAA
- a CDS encoding ferrochelatase, protein MVYDAFVLLSFGGPEKPDDVMPFLRNVVRGRGVPDERLAEVREHYMHFGGVSPINQQCRDLLTAVGEEFGRHGIDLPLYWGNRNWHPMLADTVAQMRDDGVERALGFATSAYGGYSSCKQYWEDIAAARKAVGPGAPQILKLRQFHDHPGFVEPNIEAVRDALATLDPARRATTRLVFTAHSIPVSMANTAGPTGGRYTAQLEETARLVHAAAASDLGYDVVWQSRSGPPHIPWLEPDINDHLEALAEKGVTDVVVSPIGFVSDHLEVIWDLDNEAKDTAARLGLGYARAATAGTHPRFVAMVRELVQERTAEAPHTKIGTLPTWDLCPTDCCTPPQRRGAPA, encoded by the coding sequence GTGGTATACGACGCCTTCGTCCTGCTCTCCTTCGGCGGGCCCGAGAAGCCCGATGACGTGATGCCGTTCCTGCGCAACGTGGTGCGCGGGCGCGGAGTTCCGGACGAGCGCCTCGCCGAGGTGCGTGAGCACTACATGCACTTCGGCGGGGTCTCACCGATCAATCAGCAGTGCCGTGACCTGCTGACGGCCGTGGGCGAGGAGTTCGGTCGCCACGGCATCGACCTGCCCCTCTACTGGGGCAATCGCAACTGGCACCCGATGCTCGCCGACACCGTGGCGCAGATGCGCGACGACGGGGTCGAGCGGGCGCTGGGCTTCGCCACCAGCGCGTACGGCGGATACTCCTCCTGCAAGCAGTATTGGGAGGACATCGCGGCGGCGCGCAAGGCGGTCGGCCCGGGTGCGCCGCAGATCCTGAAGCTGCGCCAGTTCCACGATCACCCCGGGTTCGTCGAGCCGAACATCGAGGCGGTACGCGACGCGCTCGCTACCCTCGACCCGGCCCGCCGGGCCACCACCCGGCTGGTCTTCACGGCCCACTCGATCCCGGTCAGCATGGCGAACACGGCCGGCCCGACCGGCGGCCGCTACACCGCTCAGCTCGAGGAGACCGCCCGCCTTGTGCACGCCGCGGCGGCGTCCGACCTCGGCTACGACGTGGTCTGGCAGAGCCGCTCCGGCCCGCCGCACATCCCGTGGCTGGAGCCGGACATCAACGACCATCTGGAGGCGCTCGCCGAGAAGGGCGTGACCGACGTGGTGGTCAGCCCGATCGGGTTCGTCTCCGACCACCTCGAAGTCATCTGGGACCTCGACAACGAGGCGAAGGACACGGCGGCCCGGCTCGGCCTCGGCTACGCCCGGGCGGCCACCGCCGGTACCCACCCCCGGTTCGTCGCGATGGTGCGCGAGCTGGTCCAGGAGCGGACCGCCGAGGCACCGCACACCAAGATCGGTACGCTCCCGACCTGGGACTTGTGTCCCACCGACTGCTGCACGCCCCCACAGCGACGAGGAGCCCCCGCATGA
- a CDS encoding HAD-IIA family hydrolase: protein MKERKAIESWLTDMDGVLVHEGVPVPGAPEFVNRMKESGKPFLILTNNSIYTPRDLQARLNRMGFDVPEQSIWTAALATAQFLSDQRPGGTAYVIGEAGLTTAMHASGYVLTEFEPDYVVLGETRTYSFEAITKAIRLINGGAKFICTNPDATGPSNEGLLPAAGSVAAMISKATGVRPYFVGKPNPMMMRSALNAIGAHSETTAMIGDRMDTDVLCGLEAGLETILVLTGISSRMESETYPYRPSRIVNSVADLIDEI, encoded by the coding sequence ATGAAGGAACGCAAGGCCATCGAGAGCTGGCTCACCGACATGGACGGCGTGCTCGTCCACGAGGGTGTGCCAGTACCGGGGGCGCCCGAGTTCGTGAACCGGATGAAGGAGTCCGGCAAGCCGTTCCTGATCCTCACCAACAACTCCATCTACACGCCGCGTGACCTGCAGGCCCGTCTCAACCGGATGGGTTTCGACGTGCCCGAGCAGTCGATCTGGACGGCCGCGCTGGCGACCGCCCAGTTCCTCTCCGACCAGCGGCCGGGCGGCACCGCGTACGTGATCGGCGAGGCCGGCCTGACCACCGCGATGCACGCCTCCGGTTACGTGCTCACCGAGTTCGAGCCGGACTACGTGGTGCTCGGCGAGACCCGGACGTACAGCTTCGAGGCGATAACGAAGGCGATCCGGCTGATCAACGGCGGCGCCAAGTTCATCTGCACCAACCCGGACGCCACCGGCCCGTCGAACGAGGGCCTGCTCCCGGCCGCCGGCTCGGTCGCCGCGATGATCTCCAAGGCGACCGGCGTGCGGCCGTACTTCGTCGGCAAGCCGAACCCGATGATGATGCGCTCGGCGCTCAACGCGATCGGCGCGCACAGCGAGACCACCGCGATGATCGGCGACCGGATGGACACCGACGTCCTCTGCGGCCTCGAAGCCGGCCTGGAGACGATCCTGGTGCTCACCGGCATCAGCAGCCGGATGGAGAGCGAGACCTATCCGTACCGGCCGTCCCGCATCGTCAACTCGGTCGCCGACCTGATCGACGAGATCTGA
- a CDS encoding signal peptidase I — MIVKAAVCGLVLAALTPLSEGWSASVVVSGSMSPAVETGDVVITAPPAGRSIAPGRVVRFRSPDRPGRSTLHRISTITADGLLVTKGDANRTADVTPVPVSAVTGVSRWRVPYAGLPLVWWRDRDLPRLAGTAAVLAVLLTLVPMMIRSRRSGRRPS, encoded by the coding sequence GTGATCGTCAAAGCCGCCGTCTGCGGCCTGGTCCTCGCGGCGCTGACCCCGCTGTCCGAGGGCTGGTCGGCGTCGGTCGTGGTGAGCGGTTCGATGAGCCCGGCCGTGGAGACCGGCGACGTGGTGATCACCGCGCCGCCGGCCGGGAGATCGATCGCCCCGGGCCGCGTCGTCCGCTTCCGCAGCCCGGACCGGCCCGGCCGCTCGACGCTGCACCGCATATCCACCATCACCGCGGACGGCCTGCTCGTGACGAAGGGCGACGCCAACCGTACGGCCGACGTCACCCCCGTGCCGGTGAGCGCGGTGACCGGCGTGAGCCGATGGCGGGTGCCCTATGCCGGGCTCCCGCTCGTCTGGTGGCGGGACCGCGACCTTCCCCGGCTGGCCGGGACGGCCGCGGTCCTGGCGGTGCTGCTCACCCTCGTACCGATGATGATCAGATCTCGTCGATCAGGTCGGCGACCGAGTTGA